The proteins below come from a single Elusimicrobiaceae bacterium genomic window:
- a CDS encoding tetratricopeptide repeat protein, with product MSEQNYISEIEKLMENDLDKALQLCHKALQIYPETAQFYYLKAVILWNKSEPQDLCKTSFETLLQQASALAPLNPEPHQLWGYANEVLGNYDLALQGYSRAIAVCEKEPELYYKRACIYHLLEMYQEAVEDCTQAITLAGESAREIYYAQRAASKRGLKDIEGSLQDYQKSVETNPNYIGGFLDMGEIYYLQKRYQEALNCTDKAVEKAPNQPICYGMRADIKKKMNDLIGALEDYQQVLFLNPKDQKILDHIGYLQNLLLDQIAEGTPQMRVQLKSGHKAMITSINGRSVTFVELPQK from the coding sequence ATGTCCGAACAGAATTATATTTCTGAAATTGAAAAATTAATGGAAAACGATTTAGATAAAGCCTTACAACTTTGCCACAAGGCATTGCAAATTTATCCCGAAACGGCACAATTTTATTATTTAAAAGCAGTTATTCTATGGAACAAATCCGAACCGCAAGACTTATGCAAAACTTCGTTTGAAACTCTGCTTCAGCAAGCATCTGCGTTAGCCCCGCTTAATCCGGAGCCTCATCAATTATGGGGATATGCCAACGAAGTATTGGGAAATTATGATTTGGCCTTGCAAGGATATTCCCGCGCGATTGCCGTATGCGAAAAAGAGCCCGAACTATATTATAAAAGAGCATGCATATATCATTTGTTGGAAATGTATCAAGAAGCGGTGGAAGATTGCACACAAGCCATTACTTTGGCCGGAGAAAGTGCAAGAGAAATTTATTATGCCCAAAGAGCTGCATCAAAACGCGGGCTGAAAGATATAGAGGGTTCTTTGCAAGATTATCAAAAATCCGTAGAAACAAATCCAAATTACATCGGGGGCTTTTTGGATATGGGAGAAATTTATTATTTGCAAAAAAGATATCAGGAGGCTTTAAACTGCACAGACAAAGCCGTTGAAAAAGCCCCCAATCAGCCGATTTGTTATGGTATGCGTGCAGACATCAAAAAGAAGATGAACGATTTAATAGGAGCATTGGAAGATTATCAACAAGTTCTGTTTTTAAATCCGAAAGACCAAAAGATATTAGATCATATCGGTTATCTGCAAAATCTCTTGTTGGATCAAATTGCCGAAGGGACACCGCAAATGCGCGTTCAATTAAAAAGCGGGCACAAGGCCATGATCACTTCTATAAACGGACGATCTGTCACTTTTGTGGAATTGCCGCAAAAATAA
- a CDS encoding RluA family pseudouridine synthase: protein MAEKKILDFVGYSKRLDVFATDELPEFSRALVQKMIKDGKITVNGKNVKPSWPLQEGERVEIEMPCAQDHKSKLSDLIIADGKDYFVINKPAGMLVHPQSPIWEENPEAVFASEETLVSIILANPPKGFDSNIDRAGLVHRLDRETSGVMLIAKNQEFQEAMVELFASRQVNKTYHSIACGLIPDDNGTIDVPIGRVAGGKIKASDVGREAITDYHVLERKNGFTYVELFPRTGRTNQLRVHLSWLGYPVLGDWLYKGATADRLMLHARRLEFKHPLNGRSMKFEAPVPTDFENAWKRVTEGK from the coding sequence ATGGCTGAGAAAAAAATTTTAGATTTTGTCGGTTATTCCAAACGTTTAGATGTTTTTGCGACAGACGAATTGCCTGAGTTTTCGCGTGCTTTGGTGCAAAAAATGATTAAAGACGGCAAAATTACCGTCAATGGAAAAAACGTAAAACCATCTTGGCCTTTGCAAGAAGGAGAAAGAGTGGAAATAGAAATGCCTTGCGCACAAGACCACAAAAGTAAACTGTCAGATTTGATTATTGCAGACGGAAAAGATTATTTTGTCATCAATAAACCTGCCGGTATGTTGGTACATCCGCAAAGTCCCATTTGGGAAGAAAATCCGGAAGCTGTTTTCGCCTCTGAAGAAACATTGGTTTCTATCATTTTAGCCAATCCGCCAAAAGGTTTTGACTCAAATATAGACCGCGCGGGTTTGGTACACCGCTTGGACCGCGAAACCAGCGGCGTAATGCTTATTGCCAAAAATCAAGAATTTCAAGAGGCAATGGTGGAACTTTTTGCCAGTCGCCAAGTCAACAAAACATACCACTCTATTGCTTGTGGATTAATCCCCGATGATAACGGCACGATTGATGTACCTATCGGGCGTGTAGCAGGTGGCAAAATAAAAGCCTCTGATGTCGGCCGCGAAGCGATTACCGATTATCATGTATTAGAGCGCAAAAACGGATTTACCTACGTAGAGCTTTTCCCGCGTACGGGGCGCACTAATCAATTACGCGTACATTTAAGTTGGCTGGGCTATCCTGTACTGGGAGATTGGTTGTATAAAGGTGCAACAGCCGACAGACTGATGCTACATGCACGCCGTTTAGAGTTTAAACACCCCTTAAACGGACGTTCTATGAAATTTGAGGCTCCTGTTCCCACAGACTTTGAAAACGCTTGGAAACGGGTCACGGAAGGGAAATAG
- a CDS encoding GNAT family N-acetyltransferase has protein sequence MSQIVIKDAEKDLKTFIHFPYRLYQNNPYWVGELKADTLKLLKPENAFWTHARRKLLLAYKDGEVAGRLCALVNDTYNEYQKENIGFFGFFDAIHDQEVAHALFAEGEKWLRAQGVEAVRGPANPSSNHVYGLLTDSFDAMPSIMMPYNYPYYMELIEKEGFSKVKDLLAFHRSKEDKFSPLFEKIVARAARGKGLTLRRLNLKNLKQEASIIRKIYNDAWAANWGHTPISEQEIQDMVEELKWIVKPEGTCIAEVDGVPAGFYIAIANMNHVLQILRGTLCNPFRTVKALLKWPKIRDARLIMLGIDPNYRKRGIDLVLIKHIVDYGVAIWDEAELSWILEDNDGIIRAMTEAGCRQTKRYRLYQKSL, from the coding sequence ATGAGTCAAATAGTCATCAAAGACGCCGAAAAAGATTTAAAAACTTTTATTCATTTTCCTTACCGGTTGTATCAAAACAACCCCTACTGGGTGGGTGAATTAAAAGCCGATACCCTAAAACTTTTAAAACCGGAAAATGCCTTCTGGACTCACGCCAGAAGGAAACTGCTGCTCGCGTACAAAGACGGTGAAGTGGCAGGCCGCTTATGTGCTTTGGTTAATGACACGTACAATGAGTATCAAAAAGAAAATATCGGGTTTTTCGGATTTTTTGATGCCATCCATGACCAGGAAGTAGCACATGCTCTGTTTGCAGAAGGTGAAAAATGGCTCCGCGCTCAAGGAGTTGAGGCCGTACGCGGGCCGGCTAATCCTTCCAGCAACCATGTATATGGCTTATTGACCGACTCTTTTGACGCTATGCCCTCTATCATGATGCCCTACAATTACCCTTACTATATGGAGTTAATTGAGAAAGAGGGATTTAGTAAAGTAAAAGATTTGCTGGCTTTTCACCGCAGCAAAGAAGACAAATTCTCCCCTCTATTTGAAAAAATTGTCGCACGCGCTGCACGAGGAAAGGGGCTTACCCTGCGCCGATTAAACCTTAAAAATTTAAAGCAAGAAGCATCTATCATTCGTAAAATCTATAATGATGCTTGGGCCGCAAATTGGGGACACACCCCCATTTCCGAACAGGAAATTCAGGATATGGTAGAAGAACTAAAATGGATTGTAAAGCCGGAAGGCACCTGTATAGCCGAAGTAGATGGTGTACCGGCCGGATTTTATATTGCTATTGCGAATATGAACCACGTGCTTCAAATTTTACGTGGCACTTTGTGTAATCCTTTCCGCACTGTAAAAGCCTTGCTCAAATGGCCCAAAATTCGCGATGCGCGGTTAATTATGCTGGGCATTGACCCCAACTACCGTAAAAGAGGCATTGATTTGGTGCTGATCAAACATATCGTAGATTATGGGGTAGCCATTTGGGACGAAGCAGAACTTTCTTGGATTTTAGAGGATAATGACGGTATTATCCGCGCCATGACCGAAGCCGGCTGCCGCCAGACAAAACGATACCGTCTGTATCAAAAAAGTCTATAA
- a CDS encoding tryptophan-rich sensory protein — MAKLIMWLFICQIPALVGMGAVRGNMDWYHALSQPIFAPPDWTFSAVWAILYVLLGVVGYLITRDGINYNNRLTVILFVAQLVINASWTPIFFGHQEIGLALIILSIMIFLTVWLMKKLWAPQHQAFWLMLPYGLWLCFAWCLNYAILVLN, encoded by the coding sequence ATGGCAAAATTGATAATGTGGTTGTTTATCTGTCAGATTCCGGCTCTGGTAGGCATGGGAGCCGTGCGGGGAAACATGGATTGGTATCATGCGTTGAGCCAACCCATTTTTGCACCGCCGGATTGGACTTTTTCGGCTGTATGGGCCATTTTATATGTGCTGTTGGGGGTGGTTGGGTATTTGATTACGCGTGACGGTATAAATTACAATAATCGCCTTACCGTTATTTTGTTTGTGGCACAGTTAGTGATTAATGCGTCTTGGACACCGATATTTTTTGGCCATCAGGAAATCGGCCTTGCATTAATCATTTTAAGCATCATGATTTTTTTAACGGTGTGGTTAATGAAAAAATTGTGGGCGCCGCAACATCAGGCCTTTTGGCTTATGCTTCCATATGGGTTGTGGTTGTGCTTTGCCTGGTGTTTAAATTATGCGATATTGGTATTAAACTGA
- the lgt gene encoding prolipoprotein diacylglyceryl transferase codes for MHPILFKIGSFEFASYGLMTALAYMIASFYLFKRLHFIKLDKDTFWNLIFIAFVGALAGSKILYILLSWQEMGATTTERLLYIIQNFRYGFVFLGGAITAMISLYYYMKKKNLPILKTADFFVVGLPLGHAIGRIGCFLAGCCFGKPTQMPWGVSFTHPHTLVPPQFQATPLHPTQLYEVVANLILFFILQHYYKKPHKNGGVLAAYIVGYCTIRFVIEFFRGDFRGGFWLGLSPSQLISATAVLLVICVWIFLKKDKKNG; via the coding sequence ATGCACCCCATTCTTTTTAAAATAGGCTCTTTTGAATTTGCCAGCTACGGTTTAATGACCGCACTGGCCTATATGATTGCCTCTTTTTATCTTTTCAAGCGCCTGCATTTTATCAAGTTAGATAAAGATACTTTTTGGAATCTTATTTTCATTGCCTTTGTGGGGGCTTTGGCCGGCAGTAAGATTTTGTATATATTGTTATCTTGGCAAGAAATGGGTGCCACTACTACAGAGCGGCTATTATACATTATCCAAAATTTCCGCTACGGGTTTGTTTTCTTGGGCGGGGCCATAACAGCCATGATTTCTCTGTACTATTACATGAAAAAAAAGAATCTGCCCATCTTAAAAACGGCTGATTTTTTTGTGGTGGGTTTACCCTTAGGGCATGCTATCGGACGCATCGGCTGTTTTTTGGCCGGTTGTTGTTTCGGAAAACCGACCCAAATGCCTTGGGGCGTAAGTTTTACCCATCCGCACACTTTAGTTCCCCCCCAGTTTCAAGCCACGCCTTTACACCCCACTCAACTCTATGAAGTGGTGGCCAATTTGATTTTATTTTTTATATTACAACATTATTATAAAAAACCGCATAAAAACGGCGGAGTATTGGCCGCTTATATTGTGGGATACTGCACGATACGCTTTGTGATAGAGTTTTTCCGCGGGGACTTTCGCGGAGGATTCTGGCTGGGGCTCTCCCCCTCACAGTTGATTTCCGCTACGGCAGTTTTGCTGGTGATTTGCGTATGGATATTTTTAAAAAAGGATAAAAAAAATGGCTGA
- the rfaE2 gene encoding D-glycero-beta-D-manno-heptose 1-phosphate adenylyltransferase — protein MTKAKNKILGRRALSNWVEKQRQAGKKIVFTNGCFDILHAGHVSVLEFSRSKGDVLVVGINSDESVRRLKGPTRPVNKQSDRALVLAALQSVDAVSVFTEDTPYNLIKSVRPDVLVKGGDYKPSEIVGREFAKKVVRFALLKGRSTTNIIKKVQK, from the coding sequence ATGACGAAAGCAAAAAATAAAATTTTAGGCCGTCGTGCACTCTCCAACTGGGTAGAGAAACAACGACAAGCCGGCAAAAAGATTGTATTTACAAACGGTTGTTTTGATATTTTACATGCCGGACATGTTAGCGTGTTGGAGTTTTCTCGCAGCAAAGGGGACGTATTGGTGGTGGGTATTAATAGCGATGAATCCGTCCGCCGTTTAAAAGGCCCCACTCGTCCGGTTAATAAACAATCTGACCGCGCGCTTGTATTGGCGGCATTGCAATCTGTGGATGCGGTGTCTGTTTTTACGGAGGACACCCCTTACAACCTTATTAAATCTGTCCGCCCCGATGTATTAGTCAAAGGCGGAGATTATAAACCCAGTGAAATCGTGGGTCGTGAATTTGCAAAAAAAGTAGTGCGTTTTGCCTTACTCAAAGGACGCTCTACTACTAATATTATTAAGAAAGTACAAAAGTAG
- a CDS encoding ribonucleoside triphosphate reductase, which translates to MENVEVITNIVKRDGTIQQFDSKKITKAIAKAGEVTGEFDIETAKKLTIRAINIIQQLYSDTTPNVENVQDIVEDVLLTSNYHKTAKAYILYRDQHARIREISSKFNVDLVDQYLQQLDWQVKENSNMGYSLQGLNNYISSEVSKIYWLNKIYPEKVKRMHSEGDIHLHDLGLLGAYCVGWDLQDLLLNGFTGVVGKAESKPAKHFRTALGQVVNFFYTLQGESAGAQAFSNFDTLLAPFIYYDGLTYEEVKQALQEFLFNVNVPTRVGFQTPFTNLTLDLNVPSYYKDQPVIIGGKLMDKTYKEFQNEMDLLNRAFCEVMLAGDAKGRVFTFPIPTYNITKDFDWDNPKLTPLWEMTAKYGIPYFANFINSDMNPEDARSMCCRLRIDNRELRKRGGGLFGSAPLTGSVGVVTINLPRLGYLSQNEEEFFKNLLDRMETARESLEIKRKVIERFTAANLYPYMSFYLRSVKERFGKYWTNHFSTIGLVGLNEAAINLFGEDIGTEKGRAFAEKVLTFMRETLVRFQEETGNNYNLEATPAEGTSYRLARLDKEHYPEIICADESMYKQGHPPFYTNSSQLPVNYTDDVFEMLDLQSSIQAKYTGGTVQHIFTGERIKDLEAMKKFIKTVCERYVLPYFSITPTFSVCPKCGYIEGEHFECPKCKSERMQELERQVRLLEEQLYSK; encoded by the coding sequence ATGGAAAACGTAGAAGTAATTACTAATATCGTCAAAAGAGACGGTACTATCCAACAATTTGATTCTAAAAAAATTACCAAAGCCATTGCTAAAGCTGGGGAAGTGACGGGCGAATTTGATATTGAAACGGCTAAAAAACTAACCATTCGTGCCATCAATATTATTCAACAACTTTATTCCGACACGACCCCTAACGTAGAAAACGTACAAGACATTGTGGAAGATGTATTGTTGACATCCAATTATCACAAAACGGCCAAAGCCTATATTTTGTACCGAGACCAGCATGCACGTATCCGTGAGATTTCCTCTAAATTTAACGTGGACCTGGTGGACCAATATTTGCAACAGTTGGACTGGCAAGTAAAAGAAAACAGCAATATGGGTTATTCTTTACAGGGGCTCAATAACTATATTTCCTCTGAAGTGAGCAAAATTTATTGGCTTAATAAAATTTATCCGGAAAAAGTCAAACGCATGCATAGCGAAGGCGATATTCACTTGCATGATTTGGGTTTGTTAGGTGCCTATTGTGTGGGTTGGGATTTGCAAGATTTATTGTTAAACGGTTTTACCGGTGTAGTGGGCAAAGCCGAAAGTAAGCCTGCCAAGCACTTCCGCACGGCTTTAGGCCAAGTGGTCAATTTCTTTTATACCTTGCAAGGCGAAAGTGCCGGTGCACAGGCATTCTCCAACTTTGATACTTTGTTGGCTCCGTTTATTTATTATGACGGATTAACCTATGAAGAAGTAAAACAAGCCTTACAAGAATTTTTGTTTAACGTAAACGTGCCGACCCGCGTGGGTTTCCAAACGCCGTTTACCAACTTAACTTTAGATTTGAATGTTCCTTCTTATTATAAAGATCAGCCGGTAATTATCGGCGGAAAATTGATGGACAAAACATACAAAGAGTTCCAAAACGAAATGGACCTCTTGAACCGCGCTTTCTGCGAAGTGATGCTTGCCGGTGACGCCAAAGGCCGTGTGTTTACGTTCCCGATTCCGACCTACAACATTACCAAAGATTTTGATTGGGATAACCCGAAATTGACCCCGTTATGGGAAATGACGGCTAAGTATGGTATTCCGTATTTTGCCAACTTTATCAACTCGGATATGAACCCCGAAGATGCTCGTTCCATGTGTTGCCGTTTGCGTATTGATAACCGCGAATTGCGCAAACGCGGAGGCGGCTTGTTCGGTTCTGCTCCGTTAACGGGTTCTGTGGGTGTGGTGACAATCAACTTGCCACGCTTGGGGTATTTATCTCAAAATGAAGAAGAATTCTTCAAAAACTTATTAGACCGCATGGAAACGGCCAGAGAAAGTTTGGAAATCAAACGTAAAGTCATTGAACGTTTCACGGCGGCTAACTTGTACCCGTATATGAGCTTCTATTTACGCAGCGTCAAAGAACGCTTTGGCAAATATTGGACCAATCACTTCTCCACCATTGGTTTGGTGGGCTTGAACGAAGCCGCCATCAATCTTTTTGGAGAGGATATCGGAACGGAAAAAGGACGTGCTTTTGCTGAAAAAGTACTGACCTTTATGCGCGAGACATTGGTTCGTTTCCAAGAAGAAACGGGTAATAATTACAATTTGGAAGCCACCCCGGCCGAAGGTACCTCCTACCGTTTGGCCAGATTGGATAAAGAACATTATCCGGAAATTATTTGTGCCGATGAGTCCATGTATAAACAAGGCCACCCGCCTTTTTATACCAACTCTTCCCAGCTTCCGGTCAATTACACCGATGATGTATTTGAAATGTTAGACCTGCAAAGTTCCATTCAGGCTAAATATACCGGTGGTACGGTGCAACATATTTTCACGGGTGAGCGTATCAAAGATTTAGAAGCCATGAAGAAGTTTATCAAAACCGTCTGCGAAAGATATGTTTTGCCATACTTCTCCATCACACCTACGTTTAGCGTCTGTCCTAAATGCGGATACATTGAGGGGGAACATTTTGAATGCCCGAAATGTAAGTCCGAACGGATGCAGGAGTTGGAACGTCAGGTCCGTTTATTAGAAGAGCAACTTTATAGCAAATAA
- a CDS encoding MBL fold metallo-hydrolase has protein sequence MNIDVLELGPMANCTYLLTQGKEAILIDPAWDMNFIEHTLKTKDLSLLAVFFTHGHFDHVRDCETLLRNHGLKAYLQEQDTALSGLPQEVLHTYNGEQNVKIGHFDIHIIPTPGHTAGCVCLQIGNVLFTGDTLFPGACGRVDLPSSDPRQMRKSLLNLSKLPEDTQIFAGHSYGGKCSSYIGYERIHNPFMRNAIKDEKVIQ, from the coding sequence ATGAATATTGATGTCTTGGAATTAGGCCCTATGGCCAACTGTACTTATTTGCTCACGCAAGGAAAAGAAGCCATTTTAATAGACCCTGCGTGGGATATGAATTTTATAGAACATACCTTAAAAACAAAAGACTTAAGCCTCTTGGCGGTCTTTTTTACGCATGGACATTTCGACCACGTGCGCGACTGCGAAACCTTGCTTCGAAATCATGGATTAAAGGCTTATTTACAAGAACAAGATACAGCTTTAAGCGGATTGCCACAAGAAGTGTTGCATACCTATAATGGGGAACAAAATGTAAAAATCGGCCACTTTGATATTCATATTATTCCAACACCCGGACATACGGCCGGTTGTGTTTGTCTGCAAATCGGCAATGTCCTTTTTACAGGAGACACCCTTTTTCCGGGAGCTTGCGGCAGAGTAGATTTGCCCTCTTCTGATCCGCGCCAAATGCGTAAAAGTTTACTCAATCTTTCCAAACTGCCGGAAGACACACAGATTTTTGCAGGACATAGCTACGGTGGAAAATGCTCCAGTTATATCGGTTATGAACGCATTCATAACCCTTTTATGAGAAATGCCATCAAAGATGAAAAGGTAATACAGTAA
- the accC gene encoding acetyl-CoA carboxylase biotin carboxylase subunit: MTIKPFKKVLIANRGEIALRVIRTLKEMGIKSVAIYSEADRNSLHVRMADEAVCIGAAPSSLSYLNIDAVVTAAKITGADAVHPGYGFLSENADFADAITKAGITFIGPTAKSISMLGVKSTAREIAIKGGVAITPGSDGVVGKNYKEVARKIGYPIMIKAALGGGGKGMRACLSEKDLDLMMKTAQGEAKANFGDDRVYFEKLVLNPRHIEVQVAADNYGNAVAFAERDCSMQRRHQKLVEQSPSAFVTAQVRKKLQEAAVKLVKAANYHGVGTVEFLMAPNKDFYFMEVNTRLQVEHPVTEEVCGQDLVKLQIEIAQGMPLSITQQEASVVRAHVVEHRINAEDSDNNFTPCPGTIEEWIPSGGLGIRVDSHMYTGYTIPSYYDSLIAKLIVTAPNREELLKRSERALGEFKISGVKTTIPFHQKILKNEDFIAGNMDTGLIERMLTAEKNDESKK; this comes from the coding sequence ATTACCATTAAACCTTTTAAAAAAGTATTGATTGCCAATCGCGGAGAAATCGCCTTACGCGTGATTCGTACCCTTAAAGAAATGGGGATCAAATCAGTAGCCATTTATTCCGAAGCGGACCGAAACAGCCTGCACGTACGTATGGCCGATGAAGCAGTATGCATCGGGGCGGCCCCTTCTTCTTTGAGTTATTTAAATATCGATGCCGTAGTGACGGCTGCCAAAATAACAGGGGCCGATGCCGTTCACCCCGGTTATGGATTTTTATCTGAAAACGCAGATTTTGCCGATGCTATCACCAAAGCCGGTATTACTTTTATCGGCCCTACTGCCAAATCTATCAGCATGTTGGGTGTAAAAAGTACAGCCAGAGAAATAGCCATTAAAGGTGGGGTGGCCATTACACCGGGTTCAGACGGTGTGGTGGGCAAAAATTATAAAGAAGTCGCTCGCAAAATCGGTTATCCCATCATGATTAAAGCAGCTTTGGGCGGTGGCGGGAAAGGCATGCGCGCCTGTTTGTCTGAAAAAGATTTGGACTTAATGATGAAAACGGCTCAAGGCGAAGCAAAGGCCAATTTTGGCGATGATCGCGTTTATTTTGAAAAGTTAGTATTAAATCCGCGCCATATTGAAGTGCAAGTAGCCGCAGACAATTACGGAAATGCTGTTGCTTTTGCCGAGCGTGACTGCAGCATGCAACGAAGACATCAAAAATTGGTGGAGCAATCCCCCTCCGCTTTTGTCACTGCACAAGTACGCAAAAAACTGCAGGAAGCGGCCGTTAAATTAGTCAAAGCCGCCAACTATCATGGGGTAGGAACCGTCGAATTTTTAATGGCCCCCAATAAAGACTTTTATTTCATGGAAGTAAACACTCGCCTTCAAGTGGAACACCCCGTGACGGAAGAAGTATGTGGGCAAGACTTAGTAAAATTGCAAATTGAAATTGCACAAGGAATGCCCCTTTCCATCACACAACAAGAGGCCTCTGTTGTTCGTGCTCATGTGGTGGAGCATCGTATCAATGCCGAAGATAGCGATAACAATTTTACCCCCTGTCCCGGAACGATTGAAGAATGGATTCCTTCCGGCGGTTTGGGCATTCGCGTAGACAGTCATATGTATACGGGATATACCATTCCCAGTTATTATGACAGTTTAATTGCCAAGTTAATTGTCACTGCCCCCAATCGCGAAGAATTATTAAAACGCAGCGAACGTGCCTTGGGCGAATTTAAAATTTCCGGTGTAAAAACCACGATTCCCTTTCACCAGAAAATCTTGAAAAATGAAGATTTTATTGCCGGAAATATGGATACGGGACTCATTGAAAGAATGTTAACGGCGGAAAAAAATGACGAAAGCAAAAAATAA
- a CDS encoding anaerobic ribonucleoside-triphosphate reductase activating protein yields MKIGGLIKFTLIDYPGHVAAVVFTQGCNFRCRYCHNPELVYPHLLQSSVPKEDILSFLRKRKGTLEGLVITGGEPVLQAGLIDFMAEVKALGYKIKLDTNGTRPEVLQEALDRQLVDFVAMDLKAPLEKYSLITAVEFDPKIIRKSMDMIMASGVPYEFRTTYDKEVLTDADIQAISDSVGGKNYRVQECLPVKEKSALKVLHGEV; encoded by the coding sequence ATGAAGATTGGGGGTTTGATTAAGTTTACGTTGATTGACTATCCGGGCCATGTGGCGGCGGTGGTGTTTACGCAGGGCTGCAACTTTCGGTGTCGGTATTGTCATAATCCGGAACTTGTCTACCCCCATCTTTTACAATCATCCGTTCCCAAAGAGGATATCCTTTCTTTTTTGCGTAAACGCAAAGGTACGTTGGAAGGGTTGGTGATTACCGGTGGAGAGCCCGTCTTGCAAGCGGGATTAATTGATTTTATGGCAGAAGTAAAAGCCTTAGGATATAAAATCAAGTTAGATACCAACGGTACCAGGCCGGAAGTATTACAAGAAGCTTTAGACAGACAATTGGTGGATTTTGTGGCGATGGATTTAAAAGCGCCGCTAGAGAAGTACTCTTTAATTACAGCAGTGGAGTTCGACCCGAAGATTATCCGAAAAAGTATGGATATGATTATGGCTTCAGGTGTGCCGTATGAGTTTCGCACGACTTATGACAAAGAAGTGCTGACGGATGCAGATATCCAGGCCATTTCCGACAGTGTCGGAGGGAAGAACTATCGTGTGCAGGAGTGTTTACCGGTAAAAGAGAAGTCGGCTTTAAAAGTCCTGCACGGTGAAGTGTAA
- a CDS encoding pyridoxal phosphate-dependent aminotransferase family protein, translated as MSDIFEKCRNFKDAKIAMRMGIYGYFQPIESAQGPEIVLNGKTYIMAGSNNYLGLANDPEMKKAASEAALKYGTGCAGSRFLNGNTKAQDELEQRIANFKRKEAGLIFSTGYQMNLGVVSCLLKKGDYAIVDKLNHASILDGVKLSDGEMVRFKHNDPADLERVIAKLPEEAGKLIIVDGVFSMEGDICPLPEIVKIGKKYGARIIVDDAHATGILGKTGRGTCEHFGLENGEVDLVVGTCSKTFATVGGFVVGDADIIHYIRHSARSQIFSAALPPASVASINKALELIENDTSRRDNLFRMTDNLKKGLRDLGYDLGTSTTPVIPVHVGSNENCFRMWRALHELGIFSNPVVSPAVPPGKALMRLTLMATHTDEHVQKIIDAFAQAGRAIGIIK; from the coding sequence ATGTCTGATATTTTTGAAAAATGCAGAAACTTTAAAGATGCCAAAATAGCCATGCGCATGGGCATTTACGGCTATTTTCAACCGATTGAATCGGCTCAAGGGCCTGAAATCGTCTTAAACGGAAAAACCTACATCATGGCCGGCTCCAACAATTACTTAGGCTTAGCCAATGATCCCGAAATGAAAAAAGCAGCCTCCGAAGCAGCCCTTAAATATGGTACGGGTTGTGCCGGTTCTCGCTTTTTAAATGGTAATACCAAAGCCCAAGATGAATTAGAGCAACGCATCGCCAATTTCAAACGTAAAGAAGCCGGACTTATCTTTTCCACCGGATATCAAATGAATTTGGGTGTTGTCAGTTGTCTTTTGAAAAAAGGGGATTACGCCATTGTAGACAAGTTGAACCATGCCAGCATTTTAGACGGCGTAAAACTTTCCGATGGTGAAATGGTGCGCTTTAAACATAATGATCCGGCCGACTTAGAGCGCGTTATCGCCAAATTGCCCGAAGAAGCAGGTAAACTCATTATTGTAGACGGTGTGTTTAGTATGGAAGGGGACATCTGCCCCTTGCCGGAAATTGTAAAAATCGGCAAAAAATACGGCGCCCGCATTATTGTAGACGATGCTCATGCCACCGGTATTTTGGGCAAAACCGGTCGCGGTACCTGTGAACACTTTGGTTTAGAAAACGGCGAAGTGGATTTGGTGGTCGGCACCTGTTCCAAAACCTTCGCGACTGTAGGTGGTTTTGTGGTCGGTGATGCTGATATTATCCACTACATCCGTCACAGTGCACGCAGTCAAATTTTCTCCGCCGCTTTGCCTCCGGCTTCTGTGGCTTCTATTAATAAAGCGTTGGAACTTATTGAAAATGATACTTCCCGCCGCGATAATTTATTCCGCATGACGGATAATTTGAAAAAGGGCTTGCGTGACTTGGGCTATGATTTAGGCACCAGCACCACGCCGGTCATTCCGGTACATGTGGGCAGCAACGAAAACTGCTTCCGTATGTGGAGAGCCTTGCATGAACTCGGCATTTTCTCCAATCCGGTAGTCAGCCCGGCCGTTCCTCCCGGAAAAGCCTTAATGCGCTTAACCTTGATGGCCACGCATACGGATGAACACGTGCAAAAAATCATCGATGCCTTTGCCCAAGCGGGTCGTGCCATCGGCATTATTAAATAG